A window of Devosia chinhatensis genomic DNA:
CATGAGCACGGCGATCGCGCCCTCGGCCATGGCGCAGGAAAAGACGCTGACCATCCGGTTCTACGACGATCCGGCCGGGTTCGATCCCGCCAACATCTTCCGCATCGAGAACGAGAACATCGCCTTCAACATCTTCTCCGGGCTGACGACCTATGACGGGGAAACCGGCGAGATCGTTCCCGACCTCGCGACCTCCTGGGAAACCACCGACAACAAGACCTGGACCTTTAAGCTGCGCGAAGGCGTGCAGTTCCAGAAGGGCTATGGCGAGATGACCGCTGCCGACGTCATCTACAGCTTCAACCGCATCAAGGACCCGCAAACCGCTTCGCCCTACGCTGCCGAGCTCGAAGGCATCGTCAGCATGGAGGCGCCCGACCCCTACACTCTGATCATCGAGCTCGACGCGCCGAACGGGAATTTCCTGCATACGGTGGCCAATTATCACCAGGGCCAGATCGTCAGCCAGAAAGCCATTGAGGAAGCCGCCGATCAGGTGCGCTGGCAGCCCGTGGGCACGGGCCCCTATTACCTCGACAGCATCGATGTCAGCTCCCGGATCGTGCTCAAGCGGCACGAGGATTATTACAAGGGTCCCGCCCCGATCGAGACGCTGGTCTTCAACATCATCAAGGACGAGGCCACCGCCACCATCGCCCTGCGCAATGGCGAAGTCGACCTGATGATGCGCGCCAATCAGGAAGAAAACCTGGCGACGCTCGAAGCTGCAGGCTTCACCATGAATTCGGTGATGGATTATGCCGTGGCGCTGATGGTGCTCAACACCGAGTTCGAGCCCTTTGCCGATCCGCGGGTCCGCCAAGCCGTCGCTCACGCCGTCGATTTCGAAGCGATCAGCCAGGCTATCGCGCCCAGCCTGCAGCAGGCCTACCATTCCATGCTGATGCCCTGGATGGCCGTCTATACCGATGACATCCCCAAATACACCTACGACCCAGAGCGCGCCCAGGCCTTGCTGGAGGAAGCCGGCTACCCCGATGGCTTTACCTTCAAGAACCTATCGACCTCCGCACAGGGCGTGACCGAGGTCCAGCAGTTCCAGATCGACTACCTCAGCCAGGTAGGGATCAATATGGAAATGGAACTGGTCGACACCCCGACCTTCAACCAGCGGCGCAATGCGGGCGAGTTCGACACCGCGACCCGTCTCCTGCCGGCGGTTAATCCGGACATGATCCTGTTCAGCTTCCTGCACCCGGACAATCTCGTTCCCAATGGCCTCAACGGCGCCCGCTACGACAATCCCGAGGTGACGAGCCTGCTTGAGGCGGCACGCGCCGAACCTGACGCCGACACGGCCCTCGATCTCTACACCCAGGTCCAGCAGATCGTCGCCGGGGACCTGCCCTACATCCCGATGTACGCCAACAACGTCTATTGGCCGGGCAAGCCGGAAGTCACGGGCGTGCATATCAACTACCTCGCCCAGGTCGACTTCTGGTCCGTCGACATCACCGAATAGGGAGCGCTGGTCATGGTCGAATATGCCGCAAAGAAAGCCCTCCAGATGTTCGTGACCGTTCTGGGCGTGGTGACGCTGGTCTTCTTCACGCTGCGGCTGATCCCCGGCGATGCGGCCTCGGCCATGGCTGGCGACACCCTCTCGGGCGAAGCGCTGGAACGGCTCCGCGCACAGCTGGGGCTCGATGAGCCCCTGCCCCTGCAATATCTGGGTTATCTGCAAAGTCTCGCCCTGGGTGACCTGGGCGAGACCATCACAACCCGCATTCCCATAGCGGACCTCCTCTTTCGCGCCCTGCCGATCACGCTGTCCATCGCACTGGCGACGATCGTCGTGGCCGTCCTGCTGTCCATTCCGCTGGGCACGCTGGCCGCGTTCATGGTGCACAAGGGACGGCGCTGGCTCGACAACGCGCTGACCGGTGCAGCCATGCTCATCGACCTCATGCCTCCATTCTGGACGGCATTGGTCCTGCTCCTCATCTTCTCGCTCGGCCTGGGCTGGTTCCCGGCATCGGGACAATTGAATTGGAACGACCCCGGCAGCGTCGCCCTGCGCCTCGCGCTTCCGGTCATCGTGCTGTCGCTGTCTCAGGTTGCCACCCTGGCGCGCATCACCCGCACGGCTGTCCTCGATGTGCTGAACGAGGACTATGTCCGCACCGCGCGCTCCCTTGGCTGGTCGGAACTGCGTGTGCTGTTTCGCCATGCGCTCAAGAACGCCGCGCTGCCCATCGCCACGGTGGTCGGCCTCAGCTTCGGCAACCTGCTGGGCGGCACGGTGATCGTCGAGTTCATCTTCACCATTCCCGGCGTCGGCAACCTGCTGATCACCGGCATCAACAGCCGCGACTACCAATTGGTGCAGACCCTGATCGTCGTCTACGCGCTGATCTTCGTGCTCATCAACTTCTCGACGGACCTGATCTACCGGGCCCTCGATCCCCGCGTGAAATTCTGAGGCACGAGCGACATGGCTGATCTTTCGCTTTCCCCCGTCTCCGTGCCCCGCACGGCCATTGCAACCACTCTGGGCAATATCTTCACCACAGGCGCCCTGTCCCATTCCAAGGTTCGCGTCGCGCTGCTGCTGTTGGTCCCGATCCTGCTGCTGACCGCCTTTGCCCCATTGCTCCCCATCCAGCGGCCGCTCGAGACCAATCTGCGCGCCATGATGCAGTTTCCCTCGCTCGAGCATCCCTTCGGCACCGACAAGATGGGTCGGGATATCCTCAGCCGCACACTGGCCGGCGTGCAGATTTCCTTGCTCGTCGGGGCGTCCGTGGCGGGCATCGCCCTGGTCTGCGGCATGGTGTTCGGCACCTTGGCAGGCTTTTATGGCGGCAAGGTCGACCGGGTCATCATGACCATTGTCGATATCTTCCTGGCCTTTCCCTCCCTGCTGCTGGCCATTGGCCTGGTCTCGGTGATGGGCACAGGCATTGTTCCGGTCATCCTCGCCATTTCGCTCTCGGATGTCCCCAGGTTCATTCGCCTGCAACGTTCCCAGGTTCTCAGCCTGCGCAGCCGCGCCTTCATCGATGCGGCCCGTACGGTCGACGCCTCTCAATACTGGCTGATGAGCCGTCACATCATGCCCAACACCATCGCCCCCATGCTTGTGGCAGCCAGCATCGCCGCTGCTAACGCAATCCTGATCGAGGCCAGCCTCAGCTTCCTCGGCCTCGGCATCATGCCGCCGGCCCCATCGCTGGGCAATATCGTGCGCGACGGTCAGACCTATCTCGAACAGGCCTGGTGGATTTCCACCCTGCCGGGCGTGGTGATCCTCATCATCACCATCGGACTTCACTTCCTGTCGGACGGGGTGCGCGAGCTGCTCGATCCGCGGGCACGCCGCTAACGCTCGGGAGAACGACAATGAACTATCAGGCTCGTCTCGCCAACACGACCGCCATCACGGCCCAGACCCTGCTCGAAGTGCGCAATTTGCGCACCCAGTTCCAGACCCGGGCGGGCAATGTCACTGCGGTGGATGGCGTTTCCTTCACCATCGAGCGCGGCGAACGTGTGGCCGTCGTAGGCGAAAGCGGCTCCGGCAAGAGTGCCATGGCCATGTCCATCCTGCGCCTCCTCGCCCATCCCGGGCGGGTGGTCGGCGGCGAGGTCATTCTGGAAGGCCGCGACATCAACCAGCTCAACGAGCGCCAGCTCAATGCCATTCGCGGCAGGCTGGTGGGCACGGTCTTTCAGGATCCGATGTCGTCCCTCGATCCGGTGATGCGCGTCAGCAAGCAGATGGTCGAGCCGATCATGCGCAATCTCGGCCTTCGCAAGGACGAGGCGCGGGCCGAAGCCATCAAATGGCTGGGCAAGGTCGGCATTCCCGCCCCTGAACGGCGGATCGACGCCTTTCCTTTCGAGATGAGCGGCGGGATGCGTCAGCGCGTGATGATCGCCATGGCCCTGTCCTCGCAGCCCAAGCTGGTCATTGCCGACGAACCGACCACGGCACTCGATGTCACCATCCAGGCGCAGATCGTCGAGGTCCTCAAGAACCTCACGGCAGAAGCCGGCGCAGCCATGCTGTTCATTACCCACGATCTGGGCCTCGTGGCGCGCTTTGCCCACAAGGTGGCGGTCATGTATGCTGGCCGCATCGTGGAATTCGGCCGGGTCGAGGATATCTTCGCCAATCCCTGCCACCCCTATACGCAGAGTTTGCTCGGCACGATCCCCAATGTCGGCCTCGGCCGTGAGAAACGCCTGCCGCAGATCCCCGGCCTGCCGCCCGATATGCGCCTGCCCATTGTCGGCTGTGCCTTCAAGGATCGCTGCGCTGCCGTGCACGACCGCTGCCTCACCGAGGCGCCTGTGCTCAGCGATCGCGGCCTCGAACACGATGCCGCCTGCTGGCGCCCCAAGGGCATGGCCGGCATCGAGGGGCTCGGCGCAGATCTCCCCGACCGCATTTGCCCGCCGCTCTCCGATGGTGAGCCCGTCGTGGTCGAACTCAACCAGCTCCGCAAGCAGTTCAACACCTCACGGAAAATGGTGGTCAATGCCGTCAACGGCGTCAACCTGCGCGTTCACCGCGGCGAAACGCTGGGCATTGTGGGTGAAAGCGGTTGCGGCAAGAGCACGGTCGCACGCCTCCTGCTCGGCCTCGAAAAGCCGACATCGGGCGATATCTTCATCTCTGGCCTCGCGCAGATGGTCTTTCAGGACCCGGCCTCGTCCTTCAACCCAAAGATGACCATCGGCGACATCGTGGAAGAGCCGCTGGTGGTCAAGGCTCAGGGCAGCAGGGCGGAGCGCGCCGAGAAAGTACGCCAGCTCATCGCCCAGGTGGGGCTCGACCCCAGCCATGCCGACCGCTATCCGCATCAGATGAGCGGCGGCCAGCGGCAGCGCGTGGCCGTGGCGCGAGCGCTGGCCCTCAATCCCTCCGTGGTCGTCGCCGACGAGCCCACTTCCGCGCTTGACGTGTCGGTGCGAGCCCAGA
This region includes:
- a CDS encoding ABC transporter substrate-binding protein; this translates as MTGKFHKLLGMGMTALVALSMSTAIAPSAMAQEKTLTIRFYDDPAGFDPANIFRIENENIAFNIFSGLTTYDGETGEIVPDLATSWETTDNKTWTFKLREGVQFQKGYGEMTAADVIYSFNRIKDPQTASPYAAELEGIVSMEAPDPYTLIIELDAPNGNFLHTVANYHQGQIVSQKAIEEAADQVRWQPVGTGPYYLDSIDVSSRIVLKRHEDYYKGPAPIETLVFNIIKDEATATIALRNGEVDLMMRANQEENLATLEAAGFTMNSVMDYAVALMVLNTEFEPFADPRVRQAVAHAVDFEAISQAIAPSLQQAYHSMLMPWMAVYTDDIPKYTYDPERAQALLEEAGYPDGFTFKNLSTSAQGVTEVQQFQIDYLSQVGINMEMELVDTPTFNQRRNAGEFDTATRLLPAVNPDMILFSFLHPDNLVPNGLNGARYDNPEVTSLLEAARAEPDADTALDLYTQVQQIVAGDLPYIPMYANNVYWPGKPEVTGVHINYLAQVDFWSVDITE
- a CDS encoding ABC transporter permease — its product is MVEYAAKKALQMFVTVLGVVTLVFFTLRLIPGDAASAMAGDTLSGEALERLRAQLGLDEPLPLQYLGYLQSLALGDLGETITTRIPIADLLFRALPITLSIALATIVVAVLLSIPLGTLAAFMVHKGRRWLDNALTGAAMLIDLMPPFWTALVLLLIFSLGLGWFPASGQLNWNDPGSVALRLALPVIVLSLSQVATLARITRTAVLDVLNEDYVRTARSLGWSELRVLFRHALKNAALPIATVVGLSFGNLLGGTVIVEFIFTIPGVGNLLITGINSRDYQLVQTLIVVYALIFVLINFSTDLIYRALDPRVKF
- a CDS encoding ABC transporter permease, with translation MADLSLSPVSVPRTAIATTLGNIFTTGALSHSKVRVALLLLVPILLLTAFAPLLPIQRPLETNLRAMMQFPSLEHPFGTDKMGRDILSRTLAGVQISLLVGASVAGIALVCGMVFGTLAGFYGGKVDRVIMTIVDIFLAFPSLLLAIGLVSVMGTGIVPVILAISLSDVPRFIRLQRSQVLSLRSRAFIDAARTVDASQYWLMSRHIMPNTIAPMLVAASIAAANAILIEASLSFLGLGIMPPAPSLGNIVRDGQTYLEQAWWISTLPGVVILIITIGLHFLSDGVRELLDPRARR
- a CDS encoding ABC transporter ATP-binding protein; the protein is MNYQARLANTTAITAQTLLEVRNLRTQFQTRAGNVTAVDGVSFTIERGERVAVVGESGSGKSAMAMSILRLLAHPGRVVGGEVILEGRDINQLNERQLNAIRGRLVGTVFQDPMSSLDPVMRVSKQMVEPIMRNLGLRKDEARAEAIKWLGKVGIPAPERRIDAFPFEMSGGMRQRVMIAMALSSQPKLVIADEPTTALDVTIQAQIVEVLKNLTAEAGAAMLFITHDLGLVARFAHKVAVMYAGRIVEFGRVEDIFANPCHPYTQSLLGTIPNVGLGREKRLPQIPGLPPDMRLPIVGCAFKDRCAAVHDRCLTEAPVLSDRGLEHDAACWRPKGMAGIEGLGADLPDRICPPLSDGEPVVVELNQLRKQFNTSRKMVVNAVNGVNLRVHRGETLGIVGESGCGKSTVARLLLGLEKPTSGDIFISGLAQMVFQDPASSFNPKMTIGDIVEEPLVVKAQGSRAERAEKVRQLIAQVGLDPSHADRYPHQMSGGQRQRVAVARALALNPSVVVADEPTSALDVSVRAQIINLLVDLKQDLGVSFVFISHDLLTVRYISDRIAVMYLGEVVEYGPAEEVFSNPRHPYTRALIDAVPVPDPALEARRVNVPLQGELPSPLDLPFGCGFASRCPLATDLCRTDKPALPTHDRARQVACHYVD